The proteins below come from a single Scatophagus argus isolate fScaArg1 chromosome 15, fScaArg1.pri, whole genome shotgun sequence genomic window:
- the eml5 gene encoding echinoderm microtubule-associated protein-like 5 isoform X1, with amino-acid sequence MADRTAPNCHLRLEWVYGYRGHQCRNNLYYTAAKEIVYFVAGVGVVYNTREHKQKFYLGHNDDIISLALHPERVLVATGQVGKEPYICVWDSYTVQTVSILKDVHTHGIACLAFDLEGQCLVSVGLDSKNTICVWDWRRGRVLAAAPGHTDRIFDISWDLYQPSKLVSCGVKHIKFWSLCGNALTPKRGVFGKTGDLQTILCLACAKDEVTYSGALNGDIYVWKGINLMRTVQGAHGSGIFSMNVCEEGFATGGRDGCVRLWDLNFKPITVIDLRETDQGYKGLSVRSVCWRGDHILVGTQDSEIFEVVVHDRNKPFLIMQGHCEGELWALAVHPTKPLAMTGSDDRSVRIWSLIDHALIARCNMEEPIRCAAVSTDGIHLALGMKDGSFTILRVRDMTEVVHIKDRKEAIHELKYSPDGAHLAVGSNDNSVDIYGVVQRYKKVGECIGSNSFITHMDWSTDSKFLQTNDGSGRRLFYRMPSGKEVTNREELKLVQWASWTCVLGPEVNGIWPKYSDINDINSVDANFNNQVLVTADDYGLVKLLRYPCIKKGAKFKKYLGHSAHITNVRWSHDYQWVISIGGADHSVFQWKFVPERKSKEALHIAPQETLADSNSEESDSDQSDVPEMDSEIEQETQLTYRRQVYKEDLPQLKEQCKEKHRTTAMKKRERAPGSGVKLHFVHGYRGYDCRSNLFYTQTGEIVYHVAAIGVVYNRQQNTQRFYMGHDDDILCLAIHPLKDFVATGQVGRDSSIHIWDTETLKPMSVLRGFHQLGVCALDFSADGKRLASVGLDDNHTIVLWDWRKGEKLSAMRGSKDKIFVVKINPYLPDKLITAGVKHMKFWHKAGGGLIGRKGNMGKTETMMCAVYGWSEEMVFSGTCTGDICIWRDMFLMKTVKAHDGPVFSVHALEKGFVTGGKDGIVALWDDTFERCLKTYAIKRAVLAPGSKGLLLEDNPSIRAISLGHGHILVGTKNGEILEVDKSGPITLLVQGHMEGEVWGLATHPHLPLCATVSDDKTLRIWDLSPSHCMLAVRKLRKGGRCCCFSPDGKALAVGLNDGSFLIVNADTLEDLVSFHHRKDIISDIRFSPGAGKYLAVASGDTFVDIYNVMSSKRVGVCKGCLNYITHLDWDKRGKLLQVNTGAKEQFFFEAPRGKRQSIPATEVEKIDWNTWTCVLGASVEGIWPFISEVTEVTTACLSNDKKVLATGDDLGYVKLFRYPVKGKYAKFKRYVAHSTHVTNVRWTHDDSLLVTVGGGDTCLMIWAHEPEGHREFRQCDSEESDIESEDDGGYDSDVTRENEINYTIKALSTNMRPMTGVKPHLQLKEPSVDERQGVVRGSRPPVSRALPQPEKLQTNNVGKKKRPIEDLVLELVFGYRGNDCRNNVHYLNEGADIIYHTASVGIVLNLTTSCQSFYVEHSDDILCLTINQHPKFPNVVATGQVGDTGDMSATSPSIHVWDAMTKQTLSVLRCFHSGGVCSVSFSATGKLLLSVGLDPEHTVTIWKWQEGAKVASRIGHTQRIFVAEFRPDSDTHFVSVGIKHVRFWTLAGRALLSKKGVLSSIEDARMQTMLSVAFGANNLTFTGTISGDVCVWKEHILVRIVAKAHTGPVFTMYTTLRDGLIVTGGKERPSKEGGALKLWDQELKRCRAFRLETGQIIDCVRSVCRGKGKILVGTRNAEIIEVGEKNAACNILVNGHMDGPIWGLGTHPSRDVFLSAAEDGTVRLWDIPEKKMLNKVNLGHPARTISYSPEGDMVAIGMKNGEFIILLVASLKIWGKKRDRRSPIQDIRFSPNSRYLAVGSTESAVDFYDLTLGPQLNRINCCRDIPSFVMQMDFSADNSYVQISTGAYKRLVYEVPSGKQVTEQSQIDRITWATWTSVLGEEVVGIWSRNTDKADVTCACVSHSGLNIVTGDDFGMVKLFDFPCPEKFAKHKRFLGHSAHLTNVRFTNGDRFVVSSGGDDRSLFVWRCVHAPH; translated from the exons ttttgGAGCTTATGTGGTAATGCTCTCACACCCAAACGAGGTGTTTTTGGCAAAACGGGGGATCTCCAAACCATCCTCTGCCTTGCCTGCGCCAAGGACGAGGTCACATATTCAGGTGCCTTGAATGGTGACATCTACGTGTGGAAAGGGATCAACCTGATGAGGACTGTGCAAGGAGCTCATGGG TCAGGGATTTTCAGCATGAATGTCTGTGAAGAGGGCTTCGCCACCGGGGGCCGAGATGGCTGCGTCCGGCTGTGGGATCTCAACTTCAAACCAATTACTGTCATTGATCTCAGGGAAACAGACCAAGGTTATAAAG GGTTGTCGGTGCGCAGTGTGTGCTGGCGGGGAGATCACATCCTGGTGGGCACACAGGACAGCGAGATCTTTGAGGTGGTGGTCCACGACCGCAACAAGCCCTTCCTCATCATGCAGGGTCACTGTGAGGGTGAGCTGTGGGCTCTAGCTGTTCACCCCACTAAGCCCCTGGCCATGACAGGAAGCGATGATCGCTCAGTCAG GATATGGAGCCTTATAGATCATGCACTGATAGCTCGATGTAACATGGAGGAGCCTATCCGCTGTGCAGCTGTGAGCACTGATGGCATTCACTTGGCGCTTGGAATGAAAGATGGCTCCTTTACCATCCTCAGAGTCAG AGATATGACAGAGGTGGTCCACATTAaggacaggaaggaagccaTCCATGAGCTGAAGTATTCCCCCGATGGAGCCCACTTGGCTGTGGGCTCTAACGATAATTCAGTGGACATCTATGGTGTGGTGCAGAGGTATAAGAAAGTGGGCGAGTGCATTGGCTCCAACAGCTTCATCACTCATATGGACTGGTCTACAGACAGCAAGTTCCTGCAGACCAATGACGGCAGTGGCAGGAGGCTTTTCTACAGGATGCCAA GTGGGAAGGAGGTGACCAACAGGGAAGAGCTGAAGCTGGTGCAATGGGCTTCATGGACATGTGTGTTGGGCCCTGAGGTTAATGGAATATGGCCCAAGTACTCAGATATCAATGACATTAATTCTGTGGATGCCAACTTTAACAATCAAGTCCTTGTAACAGCTGACGACTATGGATTAGTCAAACTTTTACGATATCCATGTATAAAAAAAG gtgcaaaatttaaaaagtatcTTGGTCACTCAGCCCACATAACCAATGTCAGATGGTCACACGACTACCAGTGGGTCATATCTATCGGTGGTGCCGATCACTCAGTGTTCCAGTGGAAGTTTGTTCCTGAAAGAAAGTCTAAAGAAGCTCTACATATAGCACCACAAG agaCCTTGGCAGACTCTAACAGTGAGGAGTCGGACTCTGATCAGTCGGACGTACCCGAGATGGACTCAGAAATCGAGCAGGAGACTCAGCTCACCTATAGACGACAA GTTTATAAAGAAGATCTACCTCAGCTCAAAGAGCAGTGCAAAGAGAAACATCGGACAACGGCCATGAAGAAGAGAGAGCGAGCACCAGGGAGTGGGGTTAAGCTGCATTTTGTTCATGG cTACCGGGGTTATGATTGCAGGAGCAACCTGTTCTACACCCAGACCGGTGAGATAGTCTACCATGTAGCTGCCATTGGGGTTGTCTACAACAGACAGCAGAATACCCAACGTTTCTACATGGGTCATGATGATGACATCCTCTGTCTGGCTATCCATCCCTTGAAGGACTTTGTGGCAACAGGCCAG GTTGGCAGAGATTCCTCCATCCACATATGGGACACAGAAACGTTAAAGCCCATGTCTGTGCTGAGGGGATTCCACCAGCTGGGAGTGTGCGCTCTGGACTTTTCTG CGGATGGCAAACGTCTGGCCTCGGTAGGCCTGGACGACAATCACACCATTGTGCTGTGGGACTGGAGGAAGGGGGAGAAGCTCTCTGCCATGCG GGGCAGCAAGGACAAGATATTTGTTGTCAAAATAAATCCCTACCTTCCAGACAAGCTCATCACAGCTGGTGTGAAACATATGAAGTTTTGGCATAAGGCTG GGGGTGGTCTAATTGGTCGCAAGGGGAACATGGGGAAGACAGAGACTATGATGTGTGCCGTATACGGCTGGTCGGAGGAGATGGTGTTTTCAGGCACATGCACGGGGGACATTTGCATCTGGAGGGACATGTTCCTGATGAAGACTGTCAAGGCTCATGACGGCCCTGTATTCAGTGTGCACGCTTTAGAAAAG GGATTTGTAACAGGAGGAAAGGATGGTATAGTTGCTCTGTGGGACGACACCTTTGAGAGATGTCTCAAGACGTACGCCATCAAGAGAGCAGTACTAGCTCCAGGCTCTAAAG GCTTGCTTTTGGAGGACAACCCCTCCATACGTGCCATATCTCTGGGCCATGGCCACATCCTGGTGGGGACCAAGAATGGAGAGATCTTGGAGGTGGACAAGAGTGGCCCCATTACTCTGCTGGTCCAG GGTCACATGGAAGGTGAAGTCTGGGGCCTGGCCACTCatccccacctccctctctgtgccACCGTCAGCGATGACAAAACCCTGCGCATATGGGACCTCTCACCCAGCCACTGCATGCTGGCTGTACGCAAACTTAGAAAAG GTGGGCggtgctgctgcttctcccctGATGGCAAAGCCTTGGCTGTGGGCCTGAATGACGGAAGCTTCCTCATTGTGAACGCAGACACCCTGGAGGACCTGGTGTCCTTCCACCACCGCAAGGACATCATTTCAGATATCAGATTCTCTCCAG GTGCTGGGAAGTACCTTGCAGTAGCATCAGGAGACACCTTTGTCGATATTTATAATGTAATGAGCAGCAAACGGGTTGGGGTGTGCAAAGGATGCCTCAATTACATTACCCATTTGGACTGGGACAAGAGAG GAAAACTCCTCCAAGTCAACACAGGTGCTaaagagcagtttttttttgaaGCTCCACGTGGCAAGAGGCAAAGCATCCCGGCCACAGAG GTGGAGAAGATCGACTGGAACACATGGACGTGTGTCTTGGGAGCGTCTGTTGAGGGCATATGGCCTTTTATCAGCGAGGTCACTGAGGTGACCACCGCCTGCCTTAGTAACGACAAGAAGGTGCTAGCAACAGGAGATGACTTAGGATACGTCAAGCTCTTCAGATACCCTGTCAAA GGGAAGTATGCAAAGTTCAAACGCTATGTGGCCCACAGCACACATGTTACCAATGTGCGATGGACCCATGATGACAGCCTCTTGGTGACGGTCGGTGGGGGAGACACGTGCCTCATGATTTGGGCCCATGAGCCCGAGGGCCACCGAGAATTcagacagtgtgacagtgaggaGTCGGACATCGAGAGTGAGGATGATGGAG GTTATGACAGCGATGTGACCAGAGAGAACGAGATCAACTACACCATCAAGGCCTTATCCACCAACATGCGACCCATGACAGGTGTGAAACCCCACTTGCAGCTGAAAGAGCCCTCTGTGGATGAAAG ACAAGGGGTGGTCAG AGGTTCTAG GCCTCCTGTCAGCCGAGCGCTGCCACAGCCGGAGAAGCTGCAGACCAACAATGTTGGCAAAAAGAAGAGACCCATTGAG GACCTGGTGTTGGAGCTGGTGTTTGGTTACCGTGGCAATGACTGCCGGAATAACGTGCACTACCTGAACGAGGGGGCAGACATCATCTACCACACGGCCTCAGTTGGCATCGTGCTCAACTTGACGACCT cCTGCCAAAGTTTCTATGTAGAACACAGTGACGACATTCTGTGCCTGACAATCAATCAGCATCCCAAATTCCCCAACGTGGTGGCAACTGGCCAAGTAG gtgatACCGGTGACATGTCAG CCACATCTCCGTCCATCCATGTGTGGGACGCCATGACCAAGCAGACGCTGTCAGTGCTACGCTGTTTCCACTCTGGTGGTGTTTGCTCTGTCAGCTTTAGTGCCACAGGAAAGCTGCTGCTATCTGTGGGCCTGGACCCCGAACACACCGTCACTATCTGGAAGTGGCAGGAAG GTGCCAAAGTGGCCAGTCGGATCGGTCACACCCAGAGGATCTTTGTGGCTGAATTTCGGCCGGACTCTGACACGCACTTTGTGTCTGTGGGAATCAAACATGTGCGTTTCTGGACGTTAGCTGGTAGAGCTTTACTCAGCAAAAAAGGTGTGCTGAGTTCCATTGAGGATGCCCGGATGCAGACTATGTTATCTGTAGCATTTGGAGCT aataACTTGACATTTACAGGTACCATAAgtggggatgtgtgtgtgtggaaggaaCACATTCTAGTAAGAATTGTGGCCAAAGCTCATACGGGCCCTGTGTTCACCATGTACACCACTCTGAGAGACGGCCTCATCGTCACCGGAGGCAAAGAAAGGCC GTCAAAGGAGGGAGGCGCTCTGAAGCTCTGGGACCAGGAGCTGAAACGCTGCAGAGCCTTTCGGTTAGAAACCGGACAGATCATAGACTGTGTTCGCTCTGTGTGCAGGGGAAAG GGTAAAATCCTCGTGGGGACCAGGAATGCAGAGATCATCGAGGTAGGAGAGAAGAACGCGGCGTGCAACATCTTGGTGAACGGACACATGGATGGACCTATCTGGGGCCTGGGCACCCACCCCTCCAGGGACGTGTTTCTGTCCGCGGCAGAAGATGGCACTGTGCGTCTGTGGGACATCCCAGAGAAG AAGATGCTGAATAAGGTGAACCTGGGCCACCCAGCACGTACCATCAGCTACAGTCCCGAAGGAGACATGGTGGCCATCGGCATGAAAAATGGGGAGTTCATCATCCTGCTGGTTGCCTCGCTCAAAATCTGGGGCAAGAAGAGAGACCGGCGATCTCCTATCCAGGATATTCG GTTCAGTCCAAATTCTCGTTACTTGGCTGTAGGTTCTACAGAGAGTGCGGTCGACTTCTACGACCTGACGCTCGGCCCGCAGCTGAACCGCATCAACTGCTGCAGGGACATCCCCAGCTTCGTGATGCAGATGGACTTTTCTGCTGACAACTCATATGTCCAG ATATCCACAGGGGCTTACAAACGACTCGTGTACGAGGTGCCGTCTGGTAAGCAGGTCACAGAGCAGTCCCAAATTGACAGGATTACCTGGGCCACCTGGACAAG TGTCCTTGGGGAAGAGGTCGTGGGGATCTGGTCCCGCAACACCGACAAAGCAGACGTcacctgtgcctgtgtgtcccACTCAGGCCTTAACATCGTCACAGGCGATGACTTTGGAATGGTAAAGCTGTTTGACTTTCCATGTCCAGAAAAGTTT GCCAAACATAAACGTTTTCTGGGCCATTCTGCTCACCTGACCAACGTACGCTTCACTAATGGAGATCGCTTCGTCGTTAGCTCCGGTGGAGATGATAGAAG cctctttGTGTGGAGGTGTGTCCATGCCCCTCACTGA